TCCGGTGCGGATCGCCTGGTCTCCGGCATCGATCGGCTGGGCAGCGGCAGCGATCGGCTGGTCGACGCACAACGCCGCGCGCACAAGGGCGCGCGGCGACTCGACACGGGCGCAGGTCGCCTCGTCAACGGCCTGGTCGACGCCCGCGACGGCGCGGGACAGCTTGCGAGCGGCCTACGGAACGGGCTGGAATCCATCCCCAACCTCGACAAGTCGGACCGTAAGTCGGCCGCCTCAGCGATCGCCTCTCCGGTCGACGTCGAATCCGTCTCCCAAGCGAGCGCGGGTTCGTACGGCGCGGGGCTCGCTCCCTTCTTCATGGGCCTCGCGACCTGGATCGGGGCGTACGTGGTGTTCCTGCTGGTCCGACCCCTGTCGAATCGCGCCATCGCGGCCCGGGCGTGGCCCGCGCGCATCGCACTCGGCGGTTGGATTCCTCCGTCGCTCATCGGCATCGTCCAGGTTGCGGTGATGCTGCTCATCATCGCGGCGGTGGTCGGAATCACCATCGCCAACACGTTGCAGGCGTTGCTCTTCCTCGTGCTGGTCACGGTGACCTTCGTGGCGATCGTGCACGCCTTGAATGCGTGGCTTGGGGGAGTGGGGCAGTTCGTCGGCCTGGTGCTGCTCGTGCTGCAGCTGGTCAGTGCCGGCGGTACGTTCCCGTGGCAGACGCTGCCCGGACCGCTCCAGGCGCTGCACCATGTGCTGCCGCTTTCGTACGCGATCGATGGTCTCCGTCACCTGATGTACGGCGGGCCGCTGACCGGGGTCGGACGCGACGTGTTCGTGCTCTGCGTGTTTCTTGCGGCTAGTCTGTTCGCTACTGCGGTCGCCGCTCGGCGCCAGCGGATGTGGACCGTTTCGAGGATCAAACCGGAGTTGGCACTGTGAGCGATATTCCCCTTGCCCGCGATGTCGAGTACGAGATCACCCGCATGCTGCGGCGATCGCGTGCTCGGAGCATGCGTACGGTTGCCGATGTACACCCCGATCTCGAGCTCGGCAACTACCTGCTGCTCCTGGCGGTCGACGATGCCTGCGGCCCGGGGTCCGACGGTGTACGCGCCACCGAGCTCGCAGAGTCGTTCGCGGTGCACAAGTCGACCGTGAGCCGAGGGCTGGCGACGCTCGAGCAGATCGGTCTGGTCGAGCGTGTCCCCGATCCGACGGACGGCCGCGCCCGGCTGGTCCGGCTGACCGACGAGGCCGCTCGGCGGGTCGAGGAGGTGCGCCGACGCCGCCATGAGCAGCTGGCAGCGGTCCTCGAGGACTGGCAGTCCGACGACCTCACGACACTCGCTCGCCTGCTGGATCAGCTGAACAACGCGCTCGACCAAGGCTGACGTGCACTGGCGCGGTTGACGTGTACCGTCTGCTCATGCGAATTGCACGAGGGGTCGCCGCGATGACGTGCGCAGCAGCGCTGGCGATGGCCGCGTCGGCGTGCAGTGACGAGGATGATCCAGCGGATGACGAGCCCACCGAGGCGGGTCCGAGTTCGATCGACCGGTTGAGCGACATTCCGGATGCCGTTCTGGTGATCAAGCCGAAGTCGCAAGACGCGCCCAAGACGTATCGAACCGCGAAGATCGTCAGTGCGAACCCGTCGGCGAGCGGCGAGTCGGTCGATGTGAACTTCGAGGCGGGGCCCGACATGTGCAGCATGTTCACCGGGTACGCGACACAGGAGACCGACTCGACGATCGAGGTGACGGTGATCATCGGTGAACAGGCAAACTGCACGGGTGACCCGACCGAGCGTACGACGGTGCTGAACGTCGACGAGCCGGTGGGCGATCGCGACGTCGTCGTCTCCGAGTACTCCCAGGAGTCCATCCCGATCAAAAACCCCTCCCAGTAACGCTGAGGACGTCGATGAGCTTGCGTACGCGCTTCACGGATACCCGTCCGGCGGTTCCCAGCGACTGGGCGAACAGGCTCACCCGCAGCTCCTCGAGCGACCATCGCGCGTTACGTACTCCGGGCGCGTCGAGCTGGTCGGGTCGCAGGTTCTCGGTTGCCGCGTGGAAATCTCCCTCGAGACCCTGTACGTCGCGCATCGCCGCCGCATCGGACGCGAGTGACGTGGGCGCTCGCGCGAGCCGCATCGACGCCGCCCGGAGATAGCGCGGCAGCTGCCGGAGCTGCTCGACACCGGTCTCGCGGACGAAACCGTCGTACAGCAGCCACGACAGTTGGACCCGGATGTCATCCACGACGGTGGCCAAGGCTGATGGTGCCGTGTCGAGCTCGCGGGTCAGGCTCTGCCAGGCTCCGAGCGCATCGACGACATCGTGTACGACGGCCGCCGTGGTCTCGTAGGTGTCGGCGCGCACCGCGTCGCGTAGCTGTGCGAACGCGGCCGCTCCGCGAACCGGACCGCCGTGTCTGAGAACGAGTGCGTCCAGCGCAGCGTCACGGGAATCCTCGAGCAGGTCGAGAACGGTCCGGTACGGACTGTCCGCGATCGTCAGCTTCGTCCGGTTGTCGAAGCCCTTGGTGATCGCCGCAACCGGGGAGGGCGTCGTCAACGCGATCAGCCGGGAGACACCTCGGATCAGGCCGTACGCCTGCTCGCCGGTGTCCTCGACGACCACGATGCTCACGCTGGTTCGCCGATCGACCAGGGTGGGGTAGCCGTGGACCTGATGCCCGTGTCGCTCGACCGCGATTCGTGCCTCGAGATCGCCGAAGTCCCAATCGGTGATGCCGTCTCGGCTGATCCGGTCGGCGGCGCCGGTGAGTGCGCTCCGCAGCTGTGGGCGAAGCTCCTCGCGCAGCTTTTCGAGGTCGCGTCCTTCGCCGACGGTTCTGTCGCCGTCGACGATGCGAAAGCGCATCCGTAGGTGCTCCGGGAGTCGGCTCAGGTCGAAGTCATCGACGGCGACGGGAAGACCACCGATCCGTTGCAGGGCGCCGGCGAGCACCGCCAGCATCGGGCCGTCCTTCGGTCCCACCTCCGCGAGCAACCTGCGGGCCGTATCACCGGCGGGTACGAAGTTGCGTCGTAGCCCTTTCGGCAGCGTCTTGATGAGCGCCGCGACCAGCGCCTCACGATGTCCCGGGACCTGCCACCAGAACGCGTCGGCATCGACGGTGTGCAGTTCTTCGAGCGGGATGTCGACGGTCACTCCGTCGGCGGACGCGCCGGGCTCGAACGCGTACGAGAGCGCCAGGCCTTCGGACTCGGAGGTCCACACGTCGGGGAACTGTTCGATCCTCTCGTCCGGGTCCGCATCGCCCCGCAGAAGCAGGGTCTTCTCGAAGTCGAGGAGGTCGGGATCGCGTTTGCGGCGGCGCTTCCACCAGCTGTCGAAGTGTCGACCGGAAACGACGGTGTCCGGCAGCCGCTCGTCGTAGAAGGCGAAGAGCGTGTCATCGTCGACCAAGAGGTCACGGCGGCGCGCGCGGTCCTCGAGCTCGGCGACATCATCGAGCAGCCGCCTGTTGCGACGGAAGAAGCCGTGCCGCGTCGACCACTCGCCTTGGACGAGGGCATGCCGGATGAACAGCTCGCGTGATACCGCGGGGTCGATCCTGCCGTATGCGACCGAGCGATCCACGACGATCGGCACGCCGTACAGCGTCACCTTCTCGTGGGCCATGACTGCGCCGCGCCGCTTCGACCAGTGTGGTTCGCTGTACGACCGCTTGACGAGATGCTGCGCGAGGGGTTCGATCCAGTCCGGGTCGATCCGCGCCACCGTACGCGCCCAGAGCCGCGACGTCTCGACCAGCTCGGAGGCCATCACCCACCGCGGCGGCTTCTTGCCGACGGGTGAACCGGGGAAGATCGCGAACCGCGCGTTGCGGGCACCGACATACTCCCGGGTCTCCGCGTCACGCAGGCCGATGTGCGACAGCAGACCGGCCAGCAGGGAGCGATGGATTGCGTCGTCGCCCGCATCCGGTTCGTTCAGGCTCAGTCCGAGATCACGTACGGATTGACGCAGTTGGGTGTGTACGTCCTGCCATTCACGGATACGCAAGTAGTGCAGGAACTCGTCGCGGCACATGCGCCGGAACTGGTTGCCGGACAGCTCGCGTCGTTTCGTACGCAGGTAGCGCCACAGGTCGAGGTACGCGGCGAAGTCGGAATGCTCGGACCCGAATCGCCGATGACTGGCGTCTGCTGCGTCGCGGTGTTCGGCGGGACGTTCGCGTGGATCCTGGATCGACAGGCCCGCGACGATCACCAGCACCTCACGCAGGCACCCATTGCGATCCGCCTCCACCAACATCCGCGCGAGTCGCGGGTCGAGCGGAAGGTCGGCGATGATGCGTCCGACGTCGGTGAGCTCCTTGCCTGCAGCGTCGATCGCACCGAGCTCGCGCAGCAGCGCAACGCCGTCTCGTACCGCACGCGGATCGGGCGGGTCGGGGAACGGGAAGGACGAGAGCTCACCGAGGCCGAGCGAGATCATGGAGAGGATGACCGATGCCAGGCTGGTACGAAGGATCTCGGGTTCGGTGAACTCCGGGCGGGACTCGTAGTCCTCTTCGGAGTACAGGCGGATGCAGATGCCGTCGGACGTACGTCCGCAGCGCCCGGCGCGTTGGTTCGCACTGGCCTGGGAGATCGGCTCGATCGGCAGTCGTTGCACCTTGAGCCGCTGGCTGTAGCGGGAGATGCGGGCGGTGCCGGGATCGATGACGTACTTGATGCCCGGGACGGTCAGGGACGTTTCGGCGACGTTCGTCGCAAGAACGATTCGCCGCCCGGTGTGCGGCTTGAACACTCGCTGCTGCTCGGCGGTGGACAGGCGTGCGTACAGGGGCAGGACCTCGGTGTTGCGCAGCGCGCGGCGCTCGAGCATGTCCGCGGTGTCGCGGATCTCCCGCTCGCCGGACAGGAACACCAAGATGTCACCCGGCGGCTCGGTCGAGAGCTCGTCCACGGCATCGGAGATCGCCTGTAGCTGGTCGCCGTCGTCGCGCTCGGCCAGCGGGCGATAGCGTTTCTCGACCGGGTACGTACGGCCGCTCACCTCGATGATCGGCGCGGGCCCGGCCGCCGTGCGGAACAGCTCGGCGAACCGTTCCGGGTCGATGGTCGCCGAGGTGATGATGACCTTGAGGTCCTTGCGGCGTGGGAGCAGCCGGCGCAGGTAGCCGATCAGGAAGTCGATGGACAGGCTGCGCTCGTGTGCCTCGTCGACGATGATCGTGTCGTAGCTGCGCAGGTCCGGGTCCTTCCGGATCTCCGAGAGCAACAACCCGTCGGTCATCACCTTGACGGCGGTGTCGCGGCTCGTCCGGTCGGAGAAGCGCACCGCAAATCCCACGGACGTACCGAGCTCGACCTTGCACTCCTCGGCGATGCGGGCTGCAACCGTACGCGCGGCGATGCGGCGGGGCTGGGTGTGACCGATCTTCTTGCGACCACCACGGCCGAGCGCGAGACAGATCTTCGGCAGCTGCGTGGTCTTGCCGGAGCCGGTCTCGCCCGCCACGATCACGACCTGATGCGCCTCGATGGCCGCCGCGATGTCGTCGCGGCGCTCGGTGACGGGGAGCTCGGCGGGGAAGGTGATCGCTGCCGGATCGATTCCTGCGCCGGATGCGTCGTCGGTCACGCGTCGTCCACCGGCGTACTGGTATAGATGGCGTTGTCGGTGGTCATGCCTCGACGATATCCAGCCCGACGAAGGAGGCTCGCGTGCACCTGACGAAGTTCGGACACTCGTGCGTCCGGCTGAACGAAGGCGAACGGACGCTCGTACTCGACCCGGGCGTGTTCAGCGCGGCCGCCGATGCGTTGCACGGCACCGATGCCGTGCTGATCACCCATGAGCACCCCGACCACGTCGACGCGGATGCGCTGACCGCTGCTGCCTCGGGCAACGCCGAGCTACGCATCTGGGCTCCGGCGAGCGTCGCGGAGAAGCTGGCACCGCTCTCGGACATCGTGACCACGGTGCGGCCGGGGGAGGAGTTCGAGGCAGCCGGCTTCGAGGTTCGTACGTTCGGCGGCCAGCACGCGTTGATCCACAAGGACGTCCCCGTCGTCGCGAACGTCGGCTATCTGATCGACGGTGCCGTGTACCACCCGGGCGACTCGTTCACCGTTCCGACCGTGCCGGTCGACACCGTGCTCGTTCCGATCCACGCTCCGTGGTCGCGGGTCGGGGAGGTCCTCGACTTCATGATCGCCGTACGCGCGCGGCGCGGCTTCCAGATCCACGATGCGTTGCTCAACGACAACGGCTTGGGTGTCGTGTACGCGCACGTTCACCGCGTGGCCGGCGAGTACGACCTCGAGTTCGAGGTACTCGACACGGGGACGACGGTCGACCTCAGCGCAGGGTGAGCGTGTCGATCGCGTACGCCATGGCTCCGACCAGCTCGGCGCGCTGACCGAGTGCAGCGGCGCGTACGTCCACCGTCGCCGCGGTCGCCGGCTGGGCATACTGGTCCAGCGACTCGCGTACGCCGGAGACGACCGGGACGCCGATGGTGCCCAGATCGCCGCCGATCACGACCAGGGACGGGTTGAGGCAGTTGCACAGGTCCGCGATCACGCGGCCGATCGTGCGCCCGGCGGTCGTCAGGATCCTCAGCGCGACGGGGTTCTCGAGCATTCCTGTCGGCCACTCGTCGCCCTCGGCGGCCAGCACATGCGCGAGTTGACGTCGCACCTGGGTACTCGAGACCACGGTCTCCAGGCATCCCCGGTTACCGCAGCGGCACCAGGCCCCGCCGTCGCCGAGCTGGGTGTGCCCGATCTCGCCGGCGATACCGACCGATCCGCGGTACGTGCGACCGTCGAGGACGAGCCCGGCGCCGATACCGTGTGAGGCCTTGATGTAGAGGAAGTCGCGAGCGCCGGTCGCCGCGCCGAACCGGAGCTCACCGTGCGCACCCAT
The sequence above is drawn from the Nocardioidaceae bacterium SCSIO 66511 genome and encodes:
- a CDS encoding MarR family transcriptional regulator; its protein translation is MSDIPLARDVEYEITRMLRRSRARSMRTVADVHPDLELGNYLLLLAVDDACGPGSDGVRATELAESFAVHKSTVSRGLATLEQIGLVERVPDPTDGRARLVRLTDEAARRVEEVRRRRHEQLAAVLEDWQSDDLTTLARLLDQLNNALDQG
- a CDS encoding MBL fold metallo-hydrolase is translated as MHLTKFGHSCVRLNEGERTLVLDPGVFSAAADALHGTDAVLITHEHPDHVDADALTAAASGNAELRIWAPASVAEKLAPLSDIVTTVRPGEEFEAAGFEVRTFGGQHALIHKDVPVVANVGYLIDGAVYHPGDSFTVPTVPVDTVLVPIHAPWSRVGEVLDFMIAVRARRGFQIHDALLNDNGLGVVYAHVHRVAGEYDLEFEVLDTGTTVDLSAG
- the hrpA gene encoding ATP-dependent RNA helicase HrpA, translated to MTDDASGAGIDPAAITFPAELPVTERRDDIAAAIEAHQVVIVAGETGSGKTTQLPKICLALGRGGRKKIGHTQPRRIAARTVAARIAEECKVELGTSVGFAVRFSDRTSRDTAVKVMTDGLLLSEIRKDPDLRSYDTIIVDEAHERSLSIDFLIGYLRRLLPRRKDLKVIITSATIDPERFAELFRTAAGPAPIIEVSGRTYPVEKRYRPLAERDDGDQLQAISDAVDELSTEPPGDILVFLSGEREIRDTADMLERRALRNTEVLPLYARLSTAEQQRVFKPHTGRRIVLATNVAETSLTVPGIKYVIDPGTARISRYSQRLKVQRLPIEPISQASANQRAGRCGRTSDGICIRLYSEEDYESRPEFTEPEILRTSLASVILSMISLGLGELSSFPFPDPPDPRAVRDGVALLRELGAIDAAGKELTDVGRIIADLPLDPRLARMLVEADRNGCLREVLVIVAGLSIQDPRERPAEHRDAADASHRRFGSEHSDFAAYLDLWRYLRTKRRELSGNQFRRMCRDEFLHYLRIREWQDVHTQLRQSVRDLGLSLNEPDAGDDAIHRSLLAGLLSHIGLRDAETREYVGARNARFAIFPGSPVGKKPPRWVMASELVETSRLWARTVARIDPDWIEPLAQHLVKRSYSEPHWSKRRGAVMAHEKVTLYGVPIVVDRSVAYGRIDPAVSRELFIRHALVQGEWSTRHGFFRRNRRLLDDVAELEDRARRRDLLVDDDTLFAFYDERLPDTVVSGRHFDSWWKRRRKRDPDLLDFEKTLLLRGDADPDERIEQFPDVWTSESEGLALSYAFEPGASADGVTVDIPLEELHTVDADAFWWQVPGHREALVAALIKTLPKGLRRNFVPAGDTARRLLAEVGPKDGPMLAVLAGALQRIGGLPVAVDDFDLSRLPEHLRMRFRIVDGDRTVGEGRDLEKLREELRPQLRSALTGAADRISRDGITDWDFGDLEARIAVERHGHQVHGYPTLVDRRTSVSIVVVEDTGEQAYGLIRGVSRLIALTTPSPVAAITKGFDNRTKLTIADSPYRTVLDLLEDSRDAALDALVLRHGGPVRGAAAFAQLRDAVRADTYETTAAVVHDVVDALGAWQSLTRELDTAPSALATVVDDIRVQLSWLLYDGFVRETGVEQLRQLPRYLRAASMRLARAPTSLASDAAAMRDVQGLEGDFHAATENLRPDQLDAPGVRNARWSLEELRVSLFAQSLGTAGRVSVKRVRKLIDVLSVTGRGF